Within Halonatronomonas betaini, the genomic segment CTCACCTGAGGGCACAGGTGAGGCATGTGGAGAAAACTACAAAAACTATTATAGCATAAATATTAAGGCTTGACAAGTGTATATACATTAGAGTGTATATACATTAGATGGAAATAAGAGCAAATTAATGACATCTAAACGCTTATAAGAGGTAATTATATTTTTTTAATAAGATTAAAATAGGTAATTATACTTCATTTTTTAAATAATTCAAAAGTAATATTAAATCTAAGTTTAATTGCATTTATAGCAATAAGAGTATTTTCTTCGTCAAGATTAGTAAAGAGATCTAATAAACTTATCTTAAAAATATCTCTTCCAGTATATAGATAAAAGGCCAGTTGAACTAGAACCTGTTCGTCCCAGTTAAGGTTTTCTTTAAAGGCCTGGGGGTTCGGCCTGACCTCTTTTAAAAAGAGAAATTTATCTGGAGTTTCTCTAAATCTCTTAATAGAAGCAAGTAAATAAAAGAGGGTAAATCTTTCCCAGTCATTGGCCGCAGTCCCTGTCTCCTTAACAAGTTTATTATAGTATTGATGATGGCTTCTGCAAGTAAAATAAAAACTGCCTTTTTCAGACTGGTAATTTGCAAAGGGAGTTGACTTATCAACCATACCATTCATATCTCCTGAATTATTAGACCTGGTTTTCACTTTGATTTCCTCCGGTTTATCTAATAATGATTAACGAACACCTGTTTAATAATATTAACATAAAAAATATTACGTGACAAATTAGATTCAAGTAATTTTATCAAATTTGTCATAATTACTTGACTAATTAAATTTATCATGTTAAAATAATAACGTGGAATAAAGAATTAATAAAATTTTAAAGGGGGAATTTTTATGAAGAAGTTATCATTAATCACTTTAGTAGCAGTTCTCACATTAGGTTTACTCATTTCTTCAGCAGATGTTATGGCAGGCAGTCATGAAGGCGAACATGATTATGGCGAGTACACAGATGGCAGATATCGTGGTTCATTCTATGATGGCGGAGAATTTAATGTTGCAGTTCAGTTTTACTTAGAGGATAATGTTATAAGTGATCCATCATTCAGATATTTATATTATGATGGTGTAGATTACTTAGGAGCCGCTTATTTACAGTCTGTTAGAGAGCTAAGAGACCAGCATGTAGAAGCTTTAGAATATCTTGATGGTAAAGATGTTTCTGCTATTGATGATTTAAGACATCCTGGTGAAATTGTTACAGAGACTGAAGAGACTGTTGACGGATTCTCAGGTGCAACAATTAGAAGTTCAAAAATAATGTCAGCCATGAGAGACGCCCTAAATAGAGGAAAATATGATTGATCAAATATTAATTTAATATAAACAGATTAAACCGGGGTTTGAATAAAAACACCCCGGTTTTCTTATGTCTAAATACTGCTATCATATTCAGCCTCACCGGTATTAATCTGATCAATCCTGAAATTATACAGGAGGCCAAGAACAATTAGTACACCACCTATTAACCGGTTTCTGGAAACAGGTAGACCGGACCAGTAATCCAGGGTCAGACCAAAGGTGAGCTGGCCAACATAAACCAGGAGAGTTGTATAAATAACAGGAATTTTAGGAATAATATAATTAGAGGCAGAGACAATTGCTACCCCGACAAAACCTCCTAGATAGACCCACCAGGGGATAGAATTAAATTCTATTAATCCTATATTTATTCGGTTATTCATTATAATAGCAAGTAGCCCAGAGACAAAGAGGCCAACTGTATAATTTATCAGCGTACTCTGAAAGATCCCAATTCTTTTAGCCAGATTTGAATTAAAGATCATTGATAAGACAATTAACCAGCCTGCTACAAAGGCCATAAAAATATATAACATAATTACCTAACTCCCTATAATCATAAAGACGATACCGGCAAAGATTATTCCAAAACCAACGATTTTTCTTTTATCAAAGCGGGTTGCCTTAATACCTATTAAACCAAAATTGTCTATAATTATTGCAGCTACCGACTGGCCCAGTAGTCCTAAAGCCAGAGTTAGTGAAACCCCAATAGCATTAAAGGTTATATTATTAAATAGGACGAGAAAAACTCCAATTGCTCCTCCTGTAAAATAATAAAACGGAATATCTTTTTTAAAGACAAACTTCTTCTTTTTAATTAAAATAATCGCCCCGGCAGTAACCAGACCGACAATATGAATTATTATTAAAGCTATAAAATCCCCGAGATTACCTGCCAGGATTCCATTTAATGTTACCATGATGGCAGTCAGTCCACCTGTCAGGACAGCTCCAAATTTAAACATATAACCCCTCCATAGATTGGATTCTTAATTTATCATAACATTAAAGTTATATAAATAAAAGTATTGCACTAAACGAAACTAGTCCAGATTTAATTATCTGGTTTAAGCATCGGATTAGATTCAATCTAAAGTTAAACAATATTTATTATAATTTTATCAATTAACAGGCAGGAATTTAAGCTTAAAGTTAGAAACTATTTAAATAGAACGAATAAAAATTAGAGGTGATTAAGATTTCCTGTATATTCTGTAACCTGTCGGAAAGTAGAGTAGAGCTGGAAAATGAATATGCCATTGCTATCTATGATAAATACCCTGTTAATGAAGGCCATATGCTGATAATTCCCAGACGGCATTATGCCAGTTATTTTCAGGCAACTGAAGCTGAAATTATGGCCCTGAATAGACTATTAACAGAGGCCAGAGATCATCTTGATACGAATTATAATCCAGCTGGTTATAATATCGGAGTTAATATAAACGAGGCAGCCGGCCAGACTATAATGCATCTCCATATCCATCTGATTCCCCGTTATCATGGAGATATAGAAGATCCTCGAGGCGGGATCAGAAAGCTTAAAAAGGAGTTAGTGCCATATAAAGGCTAAATGGATAAATAGCTTATAAATAAATGCTCCCTGGTTCACAGGGAGCATGTAAAGTATTCTTAATTGGATCTGTGATTTTATCAATAATCTTTGAAATTACAACTTCTTTGAAAAATACCGGTAAGCTACAATATTCATGATTATCCCGTAAACCCAGCCTAAAAGGTAATAGCTATTAAAGCTTAAATACATAAACTGATCGCCTCTGATTAAGGCACTGACAGCCTTGGCCGGAAAGAAGCCAGGAGCAAAGGCAAAAAATAGTTCCTTAAAATCAAAGACAAATAAAGAGACCAGAGGTACAAAGATTAGAACACCAAAACCTTTCATAATTGCAAAGCCCTCAATCTTATTGCTGGCAAAAGAATTAATAAAGAGGCCAGTCAATGGAGCAGATAGGGCTGAAACTACTGATATAGCAATAACCTCATACAATTCAAGGCCACCAATATCTGCAAAGAGAATAACAAAGATCGAGGCCAGGATTGCAAAGATAAAGATCATTATCAATCTAAAGGCAAAGAATCTCTGCAGCCCAAGAGGGGTTACCTTTACAGTCATCAATACATTGTCATCCCGGTCATCA encodes:
- a CDS encoding HIT family protein is translated as MSCIFCNLSESRVELENEYAIAIYDKYPVNEGHMLIIPRRHYASYFQATEAEIMALNRLLTEARDHLDTNYNPAGYNIGVNINEAAGQTIMHLHIHLIPRYHGDIEDPRGGIRKLKKELVPYKG
- a CDS encoding FMN-binding protein; this encodes MKKLSLITLVAVLTLGLLISSADVMAGSHEGEHDYGEYTDGRYRGSFYDGGEFNVAVQFYLEDNVISDPSFRYLYYDGVDYLGAAYLQSVRELRDQHVEALEYLDGKDVSAIDDLRHPGEIVTETEETVDGFSGATIRSSKIMSAMRDALNRGKYD
- a CDS encoding DMT family transporter, with the translated sequence MLYIFMAFVAGWLIVLSMIFNSNLAKRIGIFQSTLINYTVGLFVSGLLAIIMNNRINIGLIEFNSIPWWVYLGGFVGVAIVSASNYIIPKIPVIYTTLLVYVGQLTFGLTLDYWSGLPVSRNRLIGGVLIVLGLLYNFRIDQINTGEAEYDSSI
- a CDS encoding DMT family transporter, with the protein product MFKFGAVLTGGLTAIMVTLNGILAGNLGDFIALIIIHIVGLVTAGAIILIKKKKFVFKKDIPFYYFTGGAIGVFLVLFNNITFNAIGVSLTLALGLLGQSVAAIIIDNFGLIGIKATRFDKRKIVGFGIIFAGIVFMIIGS
- a CDS encoding ABC transporter permease, with translation MIKTFIISELKKWAREPLTRFILFYPLLFGLIGRFLLPYIEDQTGFVIEMYADVVIAVFALMMPMIFGALIGFSILDDRDDNVLMTVKVTPLGLQRFFAFRLIMIFIFAILASIFVILFADIGGLELYEVIAISVVSALSAPLTGLFINSFASNKIEGFAIMKGFGVLIFVPLVSLFVFDFKELFFAFAPGFFPAKAVSALIRGDQFMYLSFNSYYLLGWVYGIIMNIVAYRYFSKKL